One segment of Ignavibacteria bacterium DNA contains the following:
- a CDS encoding Ig-like domain-containing protein, protein MKVAPTGGPKDAEPAVLTVMTPPSGTTSMKERTITFEFDDYVDRSVRNAITILPNARFSTTYSGDELDITFEEPLDTNTTYTVTLGTEWSDLRGNKPSESYTMVFSTGDHIDSGSISGQVFGQSLANVVIFCYQRGDTLPSTFSPRTVAPKFRLPVGSSGAFSLKGLPDGLYRVVAARDDNRNGLLENTEDFVNAPADVSVVNGSAKPLALLLGKAIDRDQPLMARVRALNARLVSVQFSEPVQPVNNWHVALSITSATEPSIPVVAIWPESGSQERILLRLGRDLDTSRYEVHSAPKSVVDLNGVVSPDSVGRSAFRGVTNPDTTTLRIVSITPADSSRSVRVDTTVIVQFSDAVDTSNARMTIWHEAPNGAMPITATWSDATRLVLRPQRARNVKTWYRTSITFDDVRSFTGSELDDSVRIHWISTEERRSEPGSLSGVLVDTFSLAPADASLKLRFLTSGGIVVYSHAVSPGQPFTVAALPAGDYKIDVFADRNDNGIYDHGDHTPFSFSEEWWPTSISVTVRARWAVEGVRIPFGLPPPK, encoded by the coding sequence ATGAAGGTTGCTCCTACGGGCGGTCCAAAGGACGCAGAGCCGGCAGTGCTCACGGTGATGACGCCGCCAAGTGGCACTACGTCCATGAAGGAGCGAACGATCACCTTTGAGTTCGACGACTACGTAGACCGCTCTGTTCGTAATGCGATCACGATCCTGCCGAATGCACGGTTCTCCACTACGTATAGCGGAGATGAGCTCGATATCACGTTCGAAGAGCCCCTTGACACAAACACAACGTACACTGTTACGCTTGGAACAGAGTGGTCGGACCTGCGCGGTAATAAGCCGAGTGAGTCTTATACGATGGTCTTCTCTACGGGAGACCACATCGACTCCGGAAGTATCTCAGGACAGGTCTTCGGTCAGTCTCTTGCCAATGTTGTGATCTTCTGCTATCAGCGCGGAGACACGCTACCGTCCACCTTTAGTCCGCGTACCGTTGCTCCAAAATTCCGTCTACCCGTTGGTTCGTCAGGCGCTTTTTCATTGAAGGGACTTCCCGACGGTCTGTATCGAGTAGTGGCGGCGCGCGACGACAATCGAAACGGGCTTCTGGAGAACACAGAGGATTTTGTGAATGCTCCGGCCGACGTATCTGTCGTAAATGGATCTGCCAAGCCCCTTGCTCTTCTATTGGGAAAGGCGATCGACCGAGATCAGCCGTTGATGGCTAGGGTACGTGCACTGAATGCGCGTTTAGTGAGTGTGCAGTTCTCAGAGCCGGTGCAGCCAGTCAACAACTGGCATGTCGCTCTCTCCATCACATCGGCAACTGAACCATCAATTCCCGTTGTTGCCATTTGGCCCGAGAGTGGTTCACAAGAGAGAATCTTGTTGCGCCTTGGACGTGATCTTGATACGTCTCGATACGAGGTGCACAGTGCTCCAAAGAGTGTTGTTGATCTCAATGGTGTGGTATCACCCGATTCCGTAGGACGTTCTGCGTTCCGTGGTGTGACCAATCCGGACACTACCACCCTACGGATCGTGAGCATCACACCGGCAGATAGTTCGAGATCTGTGCGTGTAGATACAACAGTGATCGTTCAGTTCTCGGACGCCGTAGACACCTCCAACGCACGCATGACCATCTGGCATGAAGCACCGAACGGGGCAATGCCGATCACTGCCACCTGGAGCGATGCCACGCGCCTGGTGCTGCGGCCACAACGAGCACGAAACGTGAAGACATGGTATCGTACATCGATAACGTTCGATGATGTACGGTCATTCACCGGTTCAGAGCTGGACGATTCCGTGCGCATTCACTGGATCTCTACCGAAGAGCGCAGGTCTGAACCCGGGTCGCTCAGTGGGGTTCTGGTGGACACCTTCAGCCTCGCCCCAGCGGATGCGTCGTTGAAGCTGCGATTCCTCACGTCAGGCGGCATCGTCGTGTATTCACATGCCGTTTCCCCAGGACAACCATTCACCGTTGCAGCACTTCCTGCCGGCGACTATAAGATCGACGTTTTTGCTGACCGGAACGACAATGGCATCTACGATCATGGAGATCATACGCCATTTTCGTTCAGCGAAGAATGGTGGCCTACGTCTATATCCGTGACGGTCCGTGCACGATGGGCCGTTGAGGGAGTTCGTATCCCGTTTGGTTTGCCCCCTCCCAAATAG
- a CDS encoding YihY/virulence factor BrkB family protein: protein MKHEEPRILTRLKHAWDLIYDFVDITDRRHIFLLSSGIAFNLLLCTIPLVILVLSVVSGVIDEAQTKSTVQNFLVNFLPQNTQATDLIGVVVKELGSVFNARTVAGWIAGIALLWLASTLFSSLRTGLNAIFHIPTPKFFVIYRLKDMLLTIITTVLILVVTLMSPLMTLAESYWTGALPELRQSLLFGFTVRAASLVATTVVFFLLYRLVPNRKLPWPVILISTGVAVVLWELARILFSWYVNGATNFSKFYGGYVALASFALWLYYSAFVFLLAAELGQYIHALRTKHEKPAV from the coding sequence ATGAAACACGAAGAGCCGCGGATACTGACTCGACTCAAACATGCCTGGGACCTGATCTACGACTTTGTAGACATCACAGACCGTCGACACATCTTCCTTCTGTCGTCGGGAATTGCCTTCAACCTCTTGTTGTGCACCATCCCGCTGGTGATCCTTGTCTTGTCAGTTGTTTCGGGCGTTATCGACGAAGCACAGACGAAGTCCACCGTTCAAAACTTCCTCGTCAACTTCCTCCCGCAGAACACCCAGGCCACAGATCTCATCGGTGTTGTGGTGAAGGAGCTGGGCTCTGTCTTCAATGCACGAACGGTTGCGGGTTGGATAGCCGGCATCGCATTGTTGTGGCTCGCATCAACGCTCTTCAGTTCGCTTCGCACCGGACTCAACGCGATCTTCCACATCCCAACGCCGAAGTTCTTTGTGATCTACCGGCTCAAGGACATGTTGCTCACGATCATCACAACGGTCCTGATCTTAGTTGTGACGCTGATGAGCCCCTTGATGACACTTGCCGAGAGTTACTGGACAGGTGCTCTGCCCGAACTGCGTCAGAGTTTACTCTTTGGATTCACTGTACGTGCTGCATCACTTGTTGCAACAACAGTAGTGTTCTTCTTGCTCTACCGACTTGTTCCGAACAGGAAATTGCCGTGGCCGGTGATCTTGATCAGTACCGGTGTTGCGGTTGTACTATGGGAACTCGCCCGTATTCTGTTCTCGTGGTATGTGAACGGTGCAACGAACTTTAGCAAGTTCTACGGCGGATACGTTGCACTTGCATCGTTTGCACTCTGGCTGTATTACTCAGCATTTGTCTTCTTGCTGGCAGCGGAACTTGGCCAATACATCCATGCGCTGCGAACAAAACACGAGAAGCCGGCTGTTTAG
- a CDS encoding ribonuclease H-like domain-containing protein codes for MDPSYLVFDLETVGHSAENFDDVQIEYLLRGASTEEEREKKIGEFSLSPLTGRIVCIGMQMMTREGDEWQAKRVAYSVDPSMEDGAPSRHEELPSGSTWYLSSERTMLENFWKLLNHHRGITLVSFNGRNFDAPWLMLRSAVLGIRPSKNLMDGTRFNYSGHIDLLDRLTFFQGSGSGATRRFNFDFYAKSFGITSPKAEGVDGSMVGDLFQEGKHDTIAEYCLRDVTATWDLFVTWDHLLRF; via the coding sequence ATGGATCCGTCCTACCTCGTCTTTGACCTCGAAACCGTTGGACATTCCGCTGAGAACTTCGACGATGTCCAGATCGAGTATCTCTTGCGCGGCGCATCTACAGAAGAAGAGCGCGAGAAGAAGATCGGCGAGTTTTCCCTGAGCCCCCTCACAGGAAGGATCGTGTGTATCGGCATGCAGATGATGACGCGTGAGGGTGATGAATGGCAAGCAAAACGTGTTGCCTATTCCGTGGATCCATCGATGGAAGACGGGGCTCCTTCGCGACATGAAGAACTCCCCTCCGGCTCAACGTGGTATCTGAGCAGCGAGCGCACGATGCTGGAGAACTTTTGGAAACTTCTCAATCATCACCGTGGGATCACTCTGGTCTCGTTCAACGGCCGCAACTTTGATGCGCCGTGGTTGATGTTACGCAGCGCCGTCCTCGGCATTCGTCCGTCCAAGAATCTCATGGATGGCACACGGTTCAACTATAGCGGACACATCGATCTACTCGATCGTCTAACGTTCTTCCAAGGTTCCGGAAGCGGAGCTACACGGAGATTCAATTTCGACTTCTATGCGAAGTCGTTCGGCATCACATCACCTAAAGCAGAGGGTGTGGATGGTTCAATGGTGGGCGACCTCTTCCAAGAAGGCAAACACGACACCATTGCAGAGTATTGTCTGCGCGATGTTACCGCTACGTGGGATCTGTTCGTTACGTGGGATCACCTTCTGCGATTCTAA
- a CDS encoding OmpA family protein, with the protein MTRHAVTPSYRHNVIKSLRHSVILAILLLGGCASWQEPEATADATPPPGYAPIFLRTVAPLPEKKPQKAALTATRVDTRDGKTVKIYAHVLDSNGTYYTGGVKGNGKALWCKVTETINGTTREVKNYTIREVTERDKEPIAVALVMDNSGSMGDARARAMQASVEDFLGLKQPQDAVALVRYDHHTEVESALSSNTDEVRARLKQNGLEGFGGGTAIHSGVAAAIEHLDATAPKGTRKAVIIFTDGQENSSKISRDEMISRAIKSNIVVCAVDFGAGINEGYMEDIARSTGGSYSHIYGTAEFRPMFEDVYRRLKNSYVIEYPVQDYGPHDVKLKLCWGKDTASSTFNYDNTPDVGAIALLNVNFDHGKATLDASSSVAINNIVTMMKALPKMTIEVRGHTDNTNSTTDPDFNKKLSQKRAEAVRDAIVRGGIKAERIAVKGYGDSEPVASNDTEEGRAQNRRTEFISLTR; encoded by the coding sequence TTGACACGTCATGCCGTCACACCGTCGTATCGTCATAATGTCATAAAGTCGTTGCGTCACTCTGTCATTCTCGCCATTCTCCTCCTCGGTGGTTGCGCTTCCTGGCAAGAGCCGGAGGCTACGGCCGATGCTACACCACCTCCTGGCTATGCACCGATCTTTCTGAGGACTGTTGCTCCGCTGCCGGAGAAGAAGCCTCAGAAGGCTGCTCTCACAGCAACGCGCGTTGATACGCGCGATGGCAAGACCGTGAAGATCTATGCACACGTGCTTGATTCCAACGGAACCTATTACACGGGTGGAGTGAAGGGAAATGGGAAGGCGCTGTGGTGCAAGGTAACCGAGACCATCAACGGTACAACTCGTGAGGTGAAGAACTACACGATCCGTGAGGTAACGGAGCGCGACAAAGAACCTATCGCCGTTGCCTTGGTGATGGACAACTCCGGTTCAATGGGCGACGCACGTGCACGAGCAATGCAGGCCTCTGTTGAAGACTTCCTTGGACTGAAACAGCCGCAGGATGCTGTTGCCCTTGTACGATACGATCATCACACTGAAGTGGAATCTGCATTGTCGAGCAACACCGACGAAGTGCGCGCACGTTTGAAACAAAATGGCCTGGAGGGTTTTGGAGGGGGCACTGCGATTCACTCAGGTGTTGCTGCCGCGATCGAGCATCTGGATGCAACCGCACCGAAGGGTACACGCAAGGCCGTGATCATCTTCACCGATGGTCAGGAGAATTCGTCAAAGATCTCTCGTGATGAGATGATCTCTCGTGCTATCAAGTCCAACATCGTGGTTTGTGCAGTGGACTTCGGTGCCGGTATCAACGAAGGATACATGGAGGACATCGCTCGCAGCACCGGCGGGTCGTACTCGCACATCTATGGCACGGCAGAGTTCCGTCCGATGTTCGAAGATGTCTACCGCAGACTGAAGAACAGTTACGTGATCGAATACCCTGTTCAGGATTACGGTCCGCACGATGTAAAGTTGAAACTCTGTTGGGGGAAGGACACTGCTTCGTCAACTTTCAACTATGACAATACTCCGGATGTTGGAGCCATCGCCCTCTTGAACGTGAATTTCGATCACGGCAAAGCAACCCTTGATGCATCATCTTCTGTTGCTATCAACAACATCGTAACAATGATGAAGGCACTCCCGAAGATGACGATCGAAGTGCGCGGTCACACCGACAATACAAACAGCACAACGGATCCGGACTTCAACAAAAAACTCTCACAGAAGCGCGCAGAAGCCGTCCGCGATGCGATCGTGCGTGGTGGCATCAAGGCTGAGCGTATCGCCGTAAAGGGTTACGGAGATTCTGAACCGGTGGCATCGAATGACACCGAAGAGGGCAGGGCTCAGAATCGCAGAACAGAATTCATCTCTCTTACCCGGTGA
- a CDS encoding DUF2723 domain-containing protein yields the protein MKNIIGRGLASPGFQAAVLGLLVFATYVLTMAPGLMYTDSGELAAACTTLGVAHPTGYPLFTLLGHVWTMMSWGSPVAALNVLAGVWVASSVSVMYLLVLPLLARVHGPRVDHLYSIIAASGALVLGWSSVVWAQATSIEVYSLHLLLFSLTLLFAFKSANDVYNAQRWTTLAGLFYGLMLANHLSSAFLAPGFILVWLSGDQDRRLRLRNWAYVVIPALAGVALYAVLPLRSMQEPPINWGMVHRDLSSFLYHVKGTQFGVWMFSDKKAFSDNVAMFWSLLSSTLLWVGLVPAADGLWRTIASRRSVAVGLMAIVAGNLGISLGYAIPDLEPYFLPTILVAVLLFCVGLPTLLQKLPSRLHWAALAMPMVLVVVGWQQQDRSDHTAVDNYTTWVFDNAEPNAIILTRQWDYFCSAAWYRQVVDHERTDITLIDKELLRRTWYAPYLLQRYPNVMKKVQPEVDAYMPYLELFESDADAFNKNQGNVRIIQQRFVALLNALLTANPDRPVYITPELLSDEQGFAEGYERRPAGPLVRLTRDTLTYRQKHGIAGLEELVTSLRGRSDRLDKGLQQTALAGFGTMAFYQLDAFTDTAGFRRYRDLARRLDPKDRITRQLDGVIP from the coding sequence ATGAAGAATATCATCGGCCGAGGACTGGCCTCCCCTGGTTTCCAGGCAGCTGTCCTCGGCCTTCTTGTTTTTGCGACCTATGTGCTGACCATGGCGCCTGGTTTGATGTATACGGACAGTGGAGAACTGGCTGCCGCATGCACAACCCTCGGTGTTGCACACCCCACCGGCTATCCGCTCTTTACGCTCCTGGGGCACGTATGGACGATGATGTCATGGGGCTCCCCGGTTGCCGCCTTGAACGTTTTGGCCGGAGTGTGGGTGGCTTCTTCTGTGTCCGTGATGTACCTCCTGGTTCTGCCCCTCCTAGCGCGTGTGCATGGTCCGCGCGTTGACCACCTCTATTCGATCATCGCCGCAAGCGGCGCTCTTGTCCTTGGATGGAGCAGCGTTGTCTGGGCTCAGGCCACATCGATAGAGGTCTATTCGCTTCATCTGCTTCTCTTCTCGCTTACGTTGCTCTTTGCCTTCAAGAGTGCTAACGATGTTTACAATGCGCAGCGGTGGACCACACTAGCCGGACTCTTCTACGGCCTGATGTTGGCCAATCACCTGTCTTCGGCCTTCCTTGCACCGGGATTCATTCTGGTGTGGCTTTCTGGAGATCAGGACCGTAGACTCCGTCTCCGCAATTGGGCCTATGTGGTGATACCGGCGCTCGCCGGTGTTGCCCTTTATGCAGTGCTTCCGCTACGGAGCATGCAGGAGCCCCCTATCAACTGGGGAATGGTTCATCGGGATCTATCATCCTTCCTTTACCACGTAAAGGGCACCCAGTTTGGGGTGTGGATGTTCAGTGACAAGAAGGCGTTCTCCGACAACGTTGCAATGTTCTGGTCGCTCCTCTCTTCCACCCTGCTCTGGGTTGGACTGGTTCCGGCCGCGGATGGGCTCTGGCGCACGATAGCCTCACGACGCAGCGTAGCGGTTGGATTGATGGCCATCGTCGCGGGCAATCTTGGGATCTCGTTGGGATATGCCATCCCCGATCTGGAACCATATTTCCTTCCCACCATTCTCGTTGCCGTGTTGCTGTTCTGCGTTGGGCTACCTACACTTCTGCAGAAGCTGCCGTCGCGTCTTCATTGGGCAGCTCTCGCCATGCCAATGGTGTTGGTGGTTGTGGGATGGCAACAGCAGGACAGGTCTGACCATACGGCCGTAGATAACTACACAACGTGGGTCTTTGATAACGCCGAACCGAATGCCATCATCCTTACTCGACAGTGGGACTATTTCTGTTCCGCGGCGTGGTATCGTCAGGTGGTGGATCACGAGCGGACAGATATCACCCTGATCGATAAAGAGCTTCTGCGTAGGACCTGGTACGCCCCCTACCTCCTTCAGCGATATCCCAACGTGATGAAGAAGGTGCAGCCGGAAGTGGATGCCTACATGCCCTATCTCGAGCTGTTTGAGTCTGATGCAGATGCCTTCAACAAGAACCAGGGCAACGTTCGGATCATACAGCAACGTTTTGTTGCACTCTTGAACGCCCTTCTCACCGCAAACCCGGATAGGCCGGTCTATATCACTCCTGAACTCCTTAGCGACGAGCAAGGATTTGCAGAAGGATATGAACGACGTCCAGCAGGACCGCTTGTGAGACTCACCAGAGACACCCTCACCTACCGTCAAAAGCACGGCATTGCAGGGTTGGAAGAACTGGTGACGAGTCTCAGAGGCCGTTCAGACCGACTCGATAAGGGGCTCCAGCAGACCGCACTGGCCGGATTCGGAACAATGGCGTTCTACCAACTTGACGCGTTTACCGATACTGCAGGTTTCCGCAGATATCGTGATCTTGCGCGCCGCCTTGACCCGAAAGATCGCATCACCCGTCAACTCGATGGTGTGATCCCATAA
- a CDS encoding T9SS type A sorting domain-containing protein, producing the protein MKTHVLALIAGLLLSASAGAQTYTIDWLQGETINGTPEGGTVKREGTIRNLNETAKELYFSYDLNDVSLDHTAQLCMNLCWSLYPGPGDDPYIREGQVLAVGGTLPIYVDLTPRGAEGTSIVRVSLFDKTNTNDKLNFSITFKIAPSTSVRDASEIGLSVGPLPASESITVRGDVLPSINSIGLYDASGNIVRSYGVYASTAATLPLSGLASGTYRLIMTSADGSMSASPVVISR; encoded by the coding sequence ATGAAAACTCATGTACTTGCGCTCATCGCAGGACTCCTCCTTTCTGCCTCGGCTGGTGCCCAGACATATACGATCGATTGGCTCCAAGGCGAAACGATCAACGGTACGCCTGAAGGCGGCACAGTAAAGCGCGAAGGGACCATTCGAAACCTGAACGAAACGGCGAAAGAGCTGTATTTCTCGTACGACCTGAACGACGTGTCGCTCGACCATACGGCACAACTCTGCATGAACCTCTGCTGGTCCCTCTATCCGGGCCCGGGAGACGACCCATATATCCGCGAAGGCCAGGTCCTGGCAGTAGGCGGTACCCTCCCGATCTACGTTGACCTCACTCCTCGCGGTGCAGAAGGCACAAGCATCGTACGCGTCTCCTTGTTCGATAAGACGAATACGAACGACAAGCTCAACTTTTCGATAACCTTCAAGATCGCCCCTTCAACATCTGTTCGCGATGCGTCTGAGATCGGCCTTTCCGTTGGTCCGCTTCCAGCCTCTGAATCGATCACGGTACGCGGCGATGTTCTCCCATCGATCAATTCTATCGGCCTCTACGACGCCTCCGGCAACATCGTTCGTTCGTATGGCGTGTATGCCTCCACGGCAGCCACATTGCCGTTGAGCGGCCTTGCCTCGGGCACCTATCGTCTCATCATGACGTCAGCCGATGGTTCGATGTCGGCCTCTCCGGTGGTCATTTCCCGCTGA
- a CDS encoding TlpA family protein disulfide reductase, producing the protein MKRFVLAAIVALVALSGITRAQDSSSARLPSVKIRSVSGDLVNTADISTDNKPVVVSFWATWCKPCLQELQTYHGLYAEWQEKYGVKLVAVSIDDSRNASKVAPFVKSRNWTYEVLLDINQEFKRAMNVNNVPHTFVIMNGKVVFSHSAYSSGDEDELEELFKKLTGKEG; encoded by the coding sequence GTGAAAAGGTTCGTTCTGGCGGCGATCGTTGCCCTCGTTGCGCTTTCTGGGATCACTCGCGCTCAGGATTCCTCATCCGCTCGTCTTCCCTCCGTGAAGATCCGTAGCGTTTCCGGCGACCTCGTGAATACGGCCGATATCAGCACAGATAATAAGCCCGTGGTGGTGAGTTTCTGGGCAACATGGTGTAAGCCGTGCCTTCAGGAGCTCCAAACCTACCATGGCCTCTATGCAGAATGGCAAGAGAAGTACGGTGTTAAGCTGGTGGCAGTGTCCATCGATGACTCTCGGAATGCGTCCAAGGTAGCCCCTTTCGTAAAGTCCAGGAATTGGACATATGAGGTGTTGCTCGACATCAACCAAGAGTTCAAGCGCGCCATGAACGTGAACAACGTTCCGCACACATTTGTGATCATGAACGGTAAGGTTGTGTTCTCCCATAGTGCATATTCGTCCGGCGACGAAGATGAGCTGGAAGAGCTCTTCAAGAAACTCACGGGCAAAGAAGGATAA
- a CDS encoding Omp28-related outer membrane protein — protein sequence MKTIMLVITITVALMINACDVVDAPYLKNPIDPADTLLKDTSSVVVSTGGLQNVLLEDYTGHTCGNCPEAADIAKTIAEANPGRVIVTAVHAGGFATPELPDYPYDFQTEVGTTLDQTFKISRAGNPNGLVNRAKYNARFILGQNNWAPAVAAQLSLSPILDLQLSHTYHADKRTVVATVEATYRSAGENDYSLVVWFIENGIVQDQKDYRLTPSHVEDYDFEHVLRGSMNGAWGDSLSTDAKPAGAKVKKVLRYAIPEGVDWNLENCELVAYVIRRKDDQTRDVLQVVKQAFRP from the coding sequence ATGAAGACGATCATGCTTGTCATCACGATCACCGTAGCATTGATGATCAATGCCTGTGACGTAGTGGACGCCCCCTACCTGAAGAATCCTATCGATCCGGCAGATACGTTGCTGAAGGATACATCTAGTGTTGTTGTGTCCACTGGCGGACTGCAGAATGTGCTTCTTGAGGACTATACTGGACACACTTGCGGTAACTGTCCGGAGGCAGCAGATATTGCAAAGACGATCGCAGAGGCAAATCCAGGGCGTGTGATCGTTACAGCAGTACATGCCGGCGGTTTTGCCACGCCTGAACTTCCGGACTATCCGTATGATTTTCAGACCGAGGTAGGCACAACGCTTGATCAGACGTTCAAGATCAGTCGTGCAGGAAATCCAAACGGCCTTGTCAATCGAGCCAAATACAATGCGCGGTTCATTCTCGGTCAGAACAATTGGGCGCCGGCCGTTGCTGCGCAACTGTCGCTGAGTCCGATCCTTGATCTTCAGCTTAGCCATACGTATCACGCAGACAAGCGCACGGTGGTGGCTACTGTAGAAGCAACCTACCGCTCGGCTGGTGAGAACGACTACTCACTTGTTGTGTGGTTCATTGAGAACGGGATCGTTCAGGATCAGAAGGACTACCGACTGACGCCATCACACGTAGAGGACTATGACTTTGAGCATGTGTTGCGTGGATCGATGAATGGAGCATGGGGCGATTCACTGAGCACAGATGCAAAACCTGCTGGTGCAAAGGTCAAGAAGGTCCTTCGCTATGCCATTCCTGAGGGCGTAGATTGGAACCTTGAAAACTGCGAACTTGTAGCCTACGTGATCCGCCGCAAGGACGATCAAACACGCGACGTACTTCAGGTTGTGAAGCAGGCGTTTCGGCCTTAA